One Scophthalmus maximus strain ysfricsl-2021 chromosome 9, ASM2237912v1, whole genome shotgun sequence genomic region harbors:
- the LOC118319864 gene encoding E3 ubiquitin-protein ligase ATL59-like has translation MLALSLQAQFDQEEAHSRPQHDHHHHHSHNRALLEFEEHLSSVMSNQLTWRERFPTKTFESATSVGTTQCQICFCDYTAREKLRVLPCFHDYHVPCIDRWLMDNSTCPICRVNLAD, from the exons ATGTTGGCCTTGAGTCTGCAG GCCCAGTTCGACCAAGAGGAGGCTCACAGCAGACCCCAGCAcgaccaccatcatcatcacagccaCAACAGG GCTCTTCTGGAGTTTGAGGAACATCTCAGCTCCGTCATGTCCAACCAGTTGACTTGGAGGGAAAGATTTCCCACCAAAACCTTTGAGTCTGCCACCAGCGTCGGGACAACCCA GTGTCAGATCTGCTTCTGTGACTACACTGCCAGGGAGAAGCTGAGGGTGTTGCCATGTTTTCATGACTACCACGTCCCATGTATTGACCGATGGTTAATG GATAATAGCACCTGTCCGATCTGCAGAGTGAACCTGGCTGACTGA